One window from the genome of Cucumis melo cultivar AY chromosome 12, USDA_Cmelo_AY_1.0, whole genome shotgun sequence encodes:
- the LOC127144185 gene encoding uncharacterized protein LOC127144185, whose product MRKTQAKRQRIPRRGPGVAELEKILKEQESGGASTDQHISPHTNSTSTATTHPLSLNPPLPPPPPPPPPLVQIMTPSPTPPPRDYVSWTNNLPLFPTLEFIPPPYLPTVAAEKPLFPTTRISEASQLNLAPYFLPTFQFSASSCNPDQYYNPMVNINQGSGSSCPSATSSSAGRYLREIEHPSSQISTDFNNIWTSPEEQEKANYFSLLFFF is encoded by the exons GAGCTTGAGAAGATCCTCAAGGAGCAAGAAAGCGGCGGCGCCTCCACTGATCAACACATTTCGCCCCACACTAATTCTACTTCTACTGCTACTACTCATCCGTTATCGTTAAACCCTCCACTGCCTCCGCCGCCGCCTCCCCCTCCGCCGCTTGTTCAGATAATGACGCCGTCGCCGACGCCGCCGCCGCGTGACTATGTTTCTTGGACGAATAATCTTCCGTTGTTTCCAACTCTTGAATTTATTCCCCCGCCTTATCTGCCAACCGTCGCTGCCGAAAAACCCTTGTTTCCGACAACACGAATATCGGAGGCGTCGCAGTTGAATTTGGCTCCGTATTTTCTCCCGACTTTTCAATTCTCTGCTTCGTCTTGCAATCCTGACCAATATTATAATCCGATG GTGAATATTAATCAAGGATCTGGATCATCGTGTCCGTCAGCCACATCATCGTCGGCGGGGAGATATCTTCGTGAAATAGAGCACCCTTCAAGCCAAATATCTACGGATTTCAACAACATTTGGACCTCGCCGGAAGAACAAGAAAAGGCAAATTACTTCtccttacttttctttttttga